A portion of the Streptomyces erythrochromogenes genome contains these proteins:
- a CDS encoding DeoR/GlpR family DNA-binding transcription regulator translates to MFAAERRQLILEMVRANGAVSLRELARVVQTSEVTVRRDVRALEAEGLLDRRHGGAVLPGGFTRESGFPQKSHLATAEKTAIADVAAGLVEEGEAVVVGAGTTTQELARRLARVPGLTVVTNSLLVAQALAHANRVEVVMTGGTLRGSNYALVGSGAEQSLQGLRVSRAFLSGSGLTAERGLSTSNMLSASVDRALVQAAAEVVVLADHTKLGTDTMFQTVPTDVMTRLVTDEPPPHDDRAATELQALADQGVQITVAGGPVASGGVDGMGTRRPRRESPLPVQRRGGPTGQLRSAPGGMLEQQAERARVADMRRR, encoded by the coding sequence GTGTTCGCTGCAGAACGTCGCCAATTGATCCTCGAAATGGTGCGGGCCAACGGAGCGGTTTCGCTCCGGGAGCTCGCCCGCGTCGTCCAGACCTCCGAAGTGACCGTACGGCGGGACGTGCGGGCACTGGAGGCCGAAGGACTCCTCGACCGCCGACACGGCGGTGCGGTCTTGCCGGGCGGTTTCACGCGGGAGTCCGGCTTTCCGCAAAAGTCCCATCTCGCGACGGCGGAGAAGACCGCCATCGCCGATGTCGCGGCCGGCCTCGTCGAAGAGGGCGAGGCCGTCGTCGTCGGCGCGGGCACCACGACGCAGGAGCTGGCCCGCCGGCTCGCCCGCGTGCCCGGCCTGACCGTCGTCACCAACTCCCTCCTGGTCGCCCAGGCGCTGGCCCACGCCAACCGGGTCGAAGTCGTCATGACGGGCGGCACCCTGCGCGGGTCCAACTACGCCCTCGTCGGCAGCGGAGCCGAACAGTCCCTCCAGGGGCTCCGGGTCTCCCGCGCCTTCCTTTCGGGCAGCGGCCTGACGGCGGAGCGGGGACTGTCCACGTCCAACATGCTCAGCGCGAGCGTGGACCGCGCCCTCGTACAGGCCGCGGCGGAGGTGGTCGTCCTCGCGGACCACACGAAGCTCGGCACCGACACCATGTTCCAGACGGTGCCGACGGACGTCATGACCCGCCTGGTCACGGACGAGCCGCCGCCGCACGACGACCGGGCGGCCACCGAGCTCCAGGCGCTGGCGGACCAGGGTGTCCAGATCACCGTGGCCGGCGGCCCCGTCGCCTCCGGCGGCGTGGACGGCATGGGCACCCGCCGCCCCCGCCGGGAGTCCCCCCTCCCGGTGCAGCGCCGCGGCGGCCCGACGGGCCAGCTGCGCAGTGCACCCGGCGGGATGCTGGAGCAGCAGGCGGAGCGGGCACGGGTCGCCGACATGCGGCGTCGCTAG
- a CDS encoding NAD(P)H-quinone dehydrogenase, giving the protein MTRIVIIGGGPGGYEAALVGAQLGAEVTVVDCDGLGGASVLTDCVPSKTLIATAEVMTTFDSSYEELGIIVADDTPHIEQAARVVGVDLGKVNRRVKRLALAQSHDITASVTRAGAKVMRGRGKLGGPQGIDGTRDVIVTAADGTETILTADAVLIATGGTPREIPDAQPDGERILNWTQVYDLDELPEELIVVGSGVTGAEFAGAYQALGSRVTLVSSRDRVLPGEDPDAAAVLEDVFRRRGMNVVGRSRAESAKRVGDRVEVTLSDGRVLTGSHCLMAVGAIPNTANMNLEESGVRLKDSGHIWTDKVSRTSAPGVYAAGDVTGVFALASVAAMQGRIAMYHFLGDAVAPLNLKTVSSNVFTDPEIATVGYTQADVDAGKIDARVVKLPLLRNPRAKMQGIRDGFVKMFCRPGTGIVVGGVVVSPRASELIHPISIAVDNNLTVEQIANAFTVYPSLSGSIAEVARQLHTRKAAGEA; this is encoded by the coding sequence GTGACCCGGATCGTGATCATCGGCGGCGGACCCGGCGGGTATGAGGCGGCCCTCGTAGGGGCCCAGCTCGGCGCGGAGGTGACCGTCGTGGACTGCGACGGTCTGGGAGGGGCCTCGGTCCTGACCGACTGCGTACCTTCCAAGACTCTGATCGCGACCGCAGAGGTGATGACCACCTTCGACTCCTCCTACGAGGAGCTGGGGATCATCGTCGCGGACGACACACCGCACATCGAGCAGGCCGCGCGCGTCGTGGGCGTGGACCTCGGCAAGGTGAACCGGCGCGTCAAGCGCCTCGCGCTCGCCCAGTCGCACGACATCACCGCCTCCGTCACCCGCGCCGGCGCCAAGGTCATGCGCGGCCGCGGCAAGCTGGGCGGCCCGCAGGGCATCGACGGCACCCGGGACGTCATCGTCACCGCCGCGGACGGCACCGAGACGATCCTGACGGCGGACGCCGTCCTCATCGCCACCGGCGGCACCCCGCGCGAGATCCCGGACGCCCAGCCCGACGGCGAGCGCATCCTGAACTGGACCCAGGTCTACGACCTGGACGAGCTCCCCGAAGAGCTCATCGTGGTCGGTTCCGGTGTGACCGGCGCCGAGTTCGCCGGCGCGTACCAGGCGCTCGGCTCCCGGGTCACCCTGGTGTCCTCCCGCGACCGCGTGCTGCCGGGCGAGGACCCCGACGCGGCGGCCGTCCTGGAGGACGTCTTCCGGCGCCGCGGCATGAACGTCGTCGGGCGCTCGCGCGCCGAGTCCGCCAAGCGGGTCGGCGACCGGGTCGAGGTCACCCTCTCCGACGGCCGGGTGCTGACCGGCAGCCACTGCCTGATGGCGGTCGGCGCGATCCCGAACACCGCGAACATGAACCTGGAGGAGTCCGGCGTCCGGCTCAAGGACTCCGGGCACATCTGGACCGACAAGGTCTCGCGCACCTCCGCGCCGGGCGTGTACGCCGCCGGTGACGTCACGGGCGTCTTCGCGCTCGCGTCCGTCGCCGCCATGCAGGGGCGCATCGCGATGTACCACTTCCTCGGCGACGCGGTGGCCCCGCTGAACCTGAAGACGGTGTCCTCGAACGTCTTCACCGACCCGGAGATCGCCACCGTCGGCTACACGCAGGCGGACGTGGACGCCGGCAAGATCGACGCCCGTGTGGTGAAGCTGCCGCTGCTGCGCAACCCGCGCGCCAAGATGCAGGGCATCAGGGACGGCTTCGTGAAGATGTTCTGCCGCCCGGGCACCGGCATCGTGGTCGGCGGTGTGGTCGTCTCCCCGCGCGCGAGCGAGCTCATCCACCCGATCTCGATCGCCGTCGACAACAATCTGACGGTCGAGCAGATCGCAAACGCGTTCACCGTGTACCCCTCGCTGTCGGGGTCGATCGCCGAGGTGGCGCGCCAGCTGCACACGCGGAAGGCCGCCGGGGAGGCGTGA
- a CDS encoding gamma-glutamylcyclotransferase, which yields MSLYAAYAGNLDPRLMTRRAPHSPLRGTGWINDWRLTFGGEQMGWEGSLATIVEAPRHQVFVALYDIAPLDEDSMDRWEGVGLDIYRRMRIRVHTLDGEDAAWCYVLNGYEGGLPSARYLGEIADAAESAGAPHDYVMELRKRPC from the coding sequence ATGTCGCTCTACGCCGCGTACGCCGGCAACCTCGACCCGCGGCTGATGACGCGCCGCGCTCCCCATTCGCCGCTGCGCGGCACGGGCTGGATCAACGACTGGCGGCTGACCTTCGGCGGCGAGCAGATGGGCTGGGAGGGCTCCCTCGCCACGATCGTCGAGGCGCCCCGCCACCAGGTCTTCGTCGCCCTCTATGACATCGCCCCGCTCGACGAGGACTCCATGGACCGCTGGGAGGGCGTCGGGCTCGACATCTACCGGCGCATGCGGATCCGGGTGCACACGCTGGACGGCGAGGACGCCGCCTGGTGCTACGTGCTCAACGGCTACGAGGGCGGTCTGCCCTCCGCGCGCTACCTGGGCGAGATCGCCGACGCGGCCGAGTCCGCGGGCGCCCCGCACGACTACGTGATGGAGCTGCGCAAGCGCCCCTGCTGA
- a CDS encoding purine-nucleoside phosphorylase → MNASVTDPTAAADAAAARLRELTGAETHDVALVMGSGWAPAAEALGAPEAEFLVTELPGFPPAAVEGHGGKVRSYKIGDKRALVFLGRTHYYEGRGVAAVAHGVRTAVAAGCKTVVLTNGCGGLREGMQPGQPVLISDHINMTATSPIIGANFVDLTNLYSPQLRALCKEIDPSLEEGVYVQFPGPHYETPAEINMIRVMGADLVGMSTVLEAIAAREAGAEVLGISLVTNLAAGISGEPLNHEEVLQAGRDSAARMGKLLTQVLARI, encoded by the coding sequence GTGAACGCATCTGTTACCGATCCCACCGCCGCCGCCGACGCCGCAGCCGCCCGCCTGCGGGAGCTCACCGGCGCCGAGACCCACGATGTCGCCCTCGTCATGGGCTCCGGCTGGGCGCCCGCCGCCGAGGCCCTGGGCGCCCCCGAGGCCGAGTTCCTCGTCACCGAGCTGCCCGGGTTCCCCCCGGCCGCCGTCGAAGGACACGGCGGCAAGGTCCGCTCGTACAAGATCGGCGACAAGCGCGCGCTGGTCTTCCTGGGCCGCACCCACTACTACGAGGGCCGCGGCGTCGCCGCCGTCGCCCACGGTGTCCGCACCGCCGTCGCCGCCGGCTGCAAGACCGTCGTGCTGACCAACGGCTGCGGCGGTCTGCGCGAGGGCATGCAGCCCGGCCAGCCGGTCCTGATCAGCGACCACATCAACATGACGGCCACCTCGCCGATCATCGGCGCGAACTTCGTGGACCTGACGAACCTGTACTCGCCCCAGCTGCGCGCGCTGTGCAAGGAGATCGACCCCTCCCTGGAGGAGGGCGTCTACGTCCAGTTCCCCGGCCCGCACTACGAGACCCCGGCCGAGATCAACATGATCCGCGTCATGGGCGCCGACCTGGTCGGCATGTCCACCGTGCTGGAGGCCATCGCCGCCCGTGAGGCCGGCGCCGAGGTGCTCGGCATCTCCCTGGTCACCAACCTGGCGGCGGGCATCTCCGGCGAGCCGCTGAACCACGAAGAGGTCCTCCAGGCCGGCCGCGACTCGGCCGCGCGCATGGGCAAGCTGCTGACCCAGGTCCTCGCCCGCATCTGA
- a CDS encoding phospho-sugar mutase, translating to MQEQDDLITRAQAWLAEDPDPETAAELDALIGAGDTAELTDRFSGTLQFGTAGLRGEIGAGPMRMNRSVVIRAAAGLAAYLKAQGHAGGLVVVGYDARYKSADFARDTAAVMTGAGLRAAVLPRPLPTPVLAYATRHLGAVAGVEVTASHNPPRDNGYKVYLGDGSQIVSPADTEIAAEIARIDTLASVPRPESGWEDLGDEVLEAYLARTDAVLTPGGPRGVRTVYTAMHGVGKDVVMAAFARHGFPEPVLVAEQAEPDPAFPTVAFPNPEEPGAMDLAFARAAEVQPDIVIANDPDADRCAVAVPTADGWRMLRGDEVGALLAAHLVHKGATGVFAESIVSSSLLGRIAEAAGVGYEETLTGFKWIARVEGLRYGYEEALGYCVDPEGVRDKDGVTAALLVAELASELKEQGRTLTDLLDDLAMAHGLHATDQLSVRVSDLSVIASAMAALRAEPPVSLAGLRVVSAEDLTKGTESLPPTDGLRYYLDGAYKARVICRPSGTEPKLKCYLEVVVPVAEASDLTSARATGQEVLDAIKKDLAAAMGL from the coding sequence GTGCAGGAACAGGACGACCTGATCACCCGGGCGCAGGCCTGGCTGGCGGAGGACCCCGACCCGGAGACGGCGGCCGAGCTCGACGCCCTCATCGGGGCGGGCGACACGGCGGAACTGACCGACCGTTTCTCCGGCACCCTCCAGTTCGGCACCGCCGGACTGCGCGGTGAGATCGGCGCGGGCCCGATGCGGATGAACCGCAGCGTGGTCATCCGGGCCGCGGCGGGCCTCGCGGCCTACCTGAAGGCCCAGGGCCACGCCGGCGGCCTGGTCGTCGTCGGCTACGACGCCCGCTACAAGTCGGCGGACTTCGCCCGCGACACCGCGGCCGTCATGACCGGCGCCGGGCTGCGCGCGGCCGTCCTGCCCCGCCCGCTGCCCACGCCCGTCCTCGCGTACGCCACAAGGCACCTGGGCGCCGTGGCCGGCGTCGAGGTGACCGCGAGCCACAACCCGCCACGGGACAACGGCTACAAGGTCTACCTCGGCGACGGCTCGCAGATCGTCTCCCCGGCCGACACGGAGATCGCGGCGGAGATCGCCCGCATCGACACGCTCGCCTCGGTCCCCCGCCCGGAATCCGGCTGGGAGGACCTCGGCGACGAGGTCCTGGAGGCCTACCTGGCCCGTACGGACGCCGTGCTGACCCCCGGCGGCCCGCGCGGCGTGCGGACCGTCTACACGGCCATGCACGGCGTCGGCAAGGACGTCGTGATGGCGGCCTTCGCCCGGCACGGCTTCCCGGAGCCGGTCCTGGTCGCCGAGCAGGCCGAACCGGACCCGGCCTTCCCCACCGTGGCGTTCCCCAACCCGGAGGAGCCGGGCGCGATGGACCTGGCCTTCGCCAGGGCCGCCGAGGTCCAGCCGGACATCGTGATCGCGAACGACCCCGACGCGGACCGCTGCGCGGTGGCCGTCCCCACCGCGGACGGCTGGCGGATGCTGCGCGGCGACGAGGTCGGCGCGCTGCTCGCGGCGCACCTGGTCCACAAGGGCGCGACCGGCGTCTTCGCCGAGTCCATCGTCTCCTCCAGCCTGCTGGGCCGGATCGCGGAGGCGGCGGGCGTCGGCTACGAGGAGACCCTGACGGGCTTCAAGTGGATCGCCCGCGTCGAGGGCCTGCGCTACGGCTACGAGGAGGCGCTCGGCTACTGCGTGGACCCCGAGGGCGTCCGCGACAAGGACGGCGTGACCGCCGCCCTGCTGGTCGCCGAACTGGCCTCGGAGCTCAAGGAGCAGGGCCGCACCCTGACCGACCTGCTGGACGACCTGGCGATGGCCCACGGACTGCACGCCACCGACCAGCTTTCGGTCCGCGTCTCGGACCTGTCGGTGATCGCCTCGGCGATGGCCGCGCTGCGCGCCGAGCCCCCGGTCTCGCTCGCGGGCCTGCGGGTCGTCTCGGCGGAGGACCTGACCAAGGGCACGGAGTCGCTGCCGCCCACGGACGGCCTGCGCTACTACCTGGACGGCGCGTACAAGGCCCGGGTCATCTGCCGCCCGTCGGGCACGGAGCCCAAGCTGAAGTGCTACCTGGAGGTCGTCGTCCCGGTGGCCGAGGCCTCCGACCTGACGTCGGCCCGCGCGACCGGCCAGGAAGTCCTGGACGCGATCAAGAAGGACCTCGCGGCGGCGATGGGCCTGTAG
- a CDS encoding sensor histidine kinase, protein MRPAAARQGRGRALLAHPDPYGPGRRLPPGLPAVIRSLLAGRRWTSLRLRLLVVFALVALTAAVSASGIAYWLNREAVLTRVQEAALGDFRQEMQNRAAALPADPTPEELQRTAELMAGSSPGYSVLLVQEGKDNRQMYGAAGPDNFRLTDVPKSLQNAVNDRQKTTAANDAEYHVYWQRTKPRGNPYLVGGTRIVGGGPTGYMYKSLAQERDDLNALAWSLTIATILALLGSALLAQAAARTVLKPVQRLGDAARRLGEGELDHRLDVSGTDELADLSRTFNKTAEALEKKVADMSAREESSRRFVADMSHELRTPLTALTAVAEVLEEEVDDLDPMIAPAVTLVVSETRRLNDLVENLMEVTRFDAGTARLVLDDVNVADQVTACIDARAWLDAVELDAGRDIVARLDPRRLDVILANLIGNALKHGGSPVRVSVTVEGDWLVIAVQDNGPGIPEEVLPHVFDRFYKASASRPKSDGSGLGLSIAVENAHIHGGDITAANVPGGGALFTLRLPVDVGKAITGDLDA, encoded by the coding sequence CTGCGTCCAGCGGCTGCGCGCCAAGGTCGAGGACGTGCCCTCCTCGCCCACCCTGATCCGTACGGTCCGGGGCGTCGGCTACCGCCTGGACTCCCCGCAGTGATCCGGTCGTTGCTCGCGGGCCGGCGCTGGACCAGCCTGCGGCTGCGGCTCCTCGTCGTCTTCGCACTGGTCGCCCTGACGGCCGCCGTGTCCGCGTCCGGGATCGCCTACTGGCTCAACCGCGAGGCCGTGCTCACCCGCGTCCAGGAGGCCGCCCTCGGCGACTTCCGGCAGGAGATGCAGAACCGTGCCGCCGCGCTGCCCGCCGACCCGACGCCCGAGGAGCTGCAGCGCACCGCCGAGCTGATGGCGGGCAGCAGCCCCGGCTACAGCGTGCTGCTCGTGCAGGAGGGCAAGGACAACCGCCAGATGTACGGCGCGGCCGGGCCCGACAACTTCCGGCTGACCGACGTCCCGAAGTCCCTGCAGAACGCGGTGAACGACCGTCAGAAGACGACGGCGGCCAACGACGCCGAGTACCACGTGTACTGGCAGCGCACGAAGCCGCGCGGCAACCCGTACCTGGTCGGCGGCACGCGGATCGTGGGCGGCGGGCCGACCGGCTACATGTACAAGTCCCTCGCCCAGGAGCGGGACGACCTCAACGCGCTCGCCTGGTCGCTGACCATCGCGACCATCCTCGCCCTGCTCGGCTCCGCGCTGCTCGCGCAGGCCGCGGCCCGCACCGTGCTCAAGCCCGTACAGCGGCTGGGAGACGCGGCGCGGCGGCTCGGCGAGGGCGAACTGGACCACCGCCTCGACGTGTCGGGCACCGACGAACTCGCCGACCTGTCGCGCACCTTCAACAAGACGGCCGAGGCGCTGGAGAAGAAGGTCGCCGACATGAGCGCGCGAGAGGAGTCGAGCCGGCGCTTCGTCGCGGACATGTCGCACGAACTGCGGACGCCGCTGACGGCGTTGACCGCGGTGGCCGAGGTGCTGGAGGAGGAGGTCGACGACCTCGATCCGATGATCGCACCGGCGGTGACCCTGGTCGTCAGCGAGACCCGGCGCCTGAACGACCTGGTGGAGAACCTGATGGAGGTCACCCGCTTCGACGCGGGTACGGCGAGGCTGGTGCTGGACGACGTCAACGTCGCCGACCAGGTCACGGCCTGCATCGACGCCCGGGCCTGGCTCGACGCGGTCGAACTCGACGCCGGGCGCGACATCGTGGCGCGCCTCGACCCGCGCCGCCTCGACGTCATCCTGGCCAACCTGATCGGCAACGCGCTCAAGCACGGCGGCTCGCCGGTGCGGGTGTCGGTGACCGTGGAGGGGGACTGGCTGGTGATCGCGGTCCAGGACAACGGGCCGGGCATCCCCGAGGAGGTCCTGCCGCACGTCTTCGACCGCTTCTACAAGGCGAGCGCGTCGCGGCCGAAGTCGGACGGGAGCGGGCTCGGACTGTCGATCGCCGTGGAGAACGCGCACATCCACGGCGGCGACATCACCGCGGCCAACGTGCCGGGCGGCGGGGCGCTGTTCACCCTGCGGCTGCCGGTGGACGTGGGAAAGGCGATCACTGGTGATTTGGATGCGTAG
- the afsQ1 gene encoding two-component system response regulator AfsQ1, whose translation MPFLLLIEDDDAIRTALELSLSRQGHRVATAATGEDGLKLLREQRPDLIVLDVMLPGIDGFEVCRRIRRTDQLPIILLTARSDDIDVVVGLESGADDYVVKPVQGRVLDARIRAVLRRGERESSDSASFGSLVIDRAAMTVTKNGEDLQLTPTELRLLLELSRRPGQALSRQQLLRLVWEHDYLGDSRLVDACVQRLRAKVEDVPSSPTLIRTVRGVGYRLDSPQ comes from the coding sequence GTGCCTTTCCTGTTGCTGATCGAGGACGACGACGCCATCCGCACGGCCCTCGAACTCTCCCTGTCACGCCAGGGCCACCGTGTGGCCACCGCGGCGACGGGCGAGGACGGCCTGAAACTGCTGCGCGAGCAGCGGCCGGATCTGATCGTGCTGGACGTGATGCTGCCGGGGATCGACGGCTTCGAGGTGTGCCGGCGGATCCGCCGCACCGACCAGCTGCCGATCATCCTGCTCACCGCGCGCAGCGACGACATCGACGTGGTCGTCGGCCTGGAGTCCGGAGCCGACGACTACGTGGTCAAGCCCGTCCAGGGGCGGGTCCTCGACGCCCGCATCCGGGCCGTACTGCGCCGCGGCGAACGCGAGTCGAGCGACTCGGCGAGCTTCGGCTCCCTCGTCATCGACCGCGCCGCCATGACCGTGACGAAGAACGGCGAGGACCTCCAGCTCACGCCGACCGAGCTGCGACTCCTCCTCGAACTGAGCCGCCGGCCCGGCCAGGCGCTCTCCCGCCAGCAGCTGCTGCGCCTGGTGTGGGAGCACGACTACCTCGGCGACTCGCGGCTCGTCGACGCCTGCGTCCAGCGGCTGCGCGCCAAGGTCGAGGACGTGCCCTCCTCGCCCACCCTGATCCGTACGGTCCGGGGCGTCGGCTACCGCCTGGACTCCCCGCAGTGA
- a CDS encoding SigE family RNA polymerase sigma factor produces MNTLHSTSTSAVVTRLHDVNRRAGVRSVAVARPRPAHVVAIDANQYQAVPAQQPTPSSTSEAEFTAYVQERRAALYATAFHLTGDRYEAEDLLQSALFSTYRAWDRISDKAAVGGYLRRTMTNLHISAWRRRKLNEYPTEELPETASDTDAMRGTELRAVLWQALTRIPEPQRTMLVLRYYEGRTDPEIAEILGISVGTVKSSIWRSLRRLREDESLSFGRDEAESFEELVA; encoded by the coding sequence ATGAACACGCTGCACAGCACCAGCACCAGCGCGGTTGTCACGCGGCTGCACGATGTGAACCGCCGGGCGGGTGTCCGTTCGGTGGCGGTCGCCCGGCCCCGGCCGGCCCACGTCGTAGCCATTGACGCAAACCAGTACCAGGCGGTTCCCGCCCAGCAGCCGACCCCGTCCTCGACGTCCGAGGCGGAGTTCACCGCCTACGTCCAGGAGCGGCGCGCCGCGCTGTACGCGACGGCCTTCCACCTCACCGGTGACCGTTACGAGGCCGAGGACCTGCTGCAGAGCGCGCTGTTCTCCACGTACCGCGCCTGGGACCGGATCAGCGACAAGGCCGCGGTCGGCGGGTACCTGCGCCGCACGATGACGAACCTGCACATCAGCGCGTGGCGTCGGCGCAAGCTGAACGAGTACCCGACCGAGGAGCTGCCGGAGACGGCCTCCGACACGGACGCGATGCGCGGTACGGAGCTGCGCGCGGTGCTGTGGCAGGCGCTGACCCGGATCCCGGAGCCGCAGCGCACGATGCTGGTGCTGCGCTACTACGAGGGCCGTACGGACCCGGAGATCGCGGAGATCCTCGGGATCAGCGTCGGCACGGTGAAGTCGAGCATCTGGCGCTCGCTGCGGCGCCTGCGGGAGGACGAGTCGCTGAGCTTCGGCCGCGACGAGGCGGAGTCCTTCGAGGAGCTGGTCGCGTAA
- a CDS encoding uridine kinase family protein — translation MFLDTNRSPGGSPTRGNGSDWCPVSSSSPSPTRVVLLTGPSGSGKSSLAARSGLPVLRLDDFYKEADDPTLPLVEGSSDIDWDSPLSWDADTAVAAIAELCASGRTDVPVYDIATSSRTGWDTLDIARTPLFIAEGIFAADVAARCQELGLLADAICLRGRPSTTFRRRLARDLREGRKSVPFLLRRGLRLMRAERGIVARHVALGAHACAGDEALGRLAAAAAGRHRTTTPA, via the coding sequence GTGTTCCTGGACACCAACCGGTCACCGGGAGGATCCCCTACCCGGGGGAATGGTTCAGACTGGTGTCCCGTGAGCTCTTCCTCTCCTTCGCCGACCCGAGTCGTCCTGCTGACCGGTCCGTCGGGCTCCGGAAAATCTTCGTTGGCCGCCCGCTCCGGGCTGCCCGTGCTGCGTCTCGACGACTTCTACAAGGAAGCCGACGACCCCACCCTTCCGCTGGTGGAGGGCAGCTCCGACATCGACTGGGACTCCCCGCTCTCGTGGGACGCCGACACCGCCGTCGCCGCGATCGCCGAGCTGTGCGCGTCGGGACGCACGGACGTGCCGGTCTACGACATCGCCACCAGTTCCCGCACCGGCTGGGACACCCTCGACATCGCCCGCACCCCGCTGTTCATAGCGGAGGGCATCTTCGCCGCGGACGTGGCCGCCCGCTGCCAGGAACTCGGCCTCCTCGCGGACGCCATCTGCCTGCGCGGACGCCCCTCGACGACCTTCCGCCGCCGGCTCGCCCGCGATCTGCGCGAGGGCCGCAAGTCCGTGCCGTTCCTGCTCCGCAGGGGCCTGCGGCTGATGCGCGCCGAACGGGGCATCGTGGCCCGCCACGTCGCACTGGGCGCGCACGCCTGCGCCGGCGACGAGGCCCTCGGCCGCCTGGCCGCGGCCGCGGCGGGCCGCCACCGCACGACGACCCCGGCGTAG
- a CDS encoding aldehyde dehydrogenase family protein, translating into MSESSVRLNVFKTYKLYVGGKFPRSESGRVYEVTAKTSSGGTGKWLANAPLSSRKDARDAVVAARKAFGGWAGATAYNRGQILYRIAEMLEGRREQFVREVGEAEGLSKSKAAAVVDAAIDRWVWYAGWTDKIGQIVGGANPVAGPFFNLSTPEPTGVVTVVAPQDSSFLGLVSVIAPVIATGNTVVVIASEKSPLPALSLGEVLATSDLPGGVVNILSGKAGEMGPHLASHQDVNAIDLAGADAALAKELEIAAADNLKRVLRPQPVGDWSADPGTSRMTAFLETKTVWHPTGSLGAGGSSY; encoded by the coding sequence ATGTCTGAGTCCTCTGTGCGTCTGAACGTCTTCAAGACCTACAAGCTGTACGTCGGGGGCAAGTTCCCCCGCTCCGAGAGCGGCCGGGTGTACGAGGTGACGGCGAAAACATCGTCGGGTGGCACGGGCAAGTGGCTGGCCAACGCCCCCCTGTCCTCCCGCAAGGACGCGCGTGACGCCGTCGTCGCCGCGCGCAAGGCCTTCGGCGGCTGGGCGGGCGCGACCGCCTACAACCGCGGCCAGATCCTCTACCGCATCGCCGAGATGCTGGAGGGCCGCCGCGAGCAGTTCGTCCGCGAGGTCGGCGAGGCCGAGGGCCTGTCCAAGTCGAAGGCCGCCGCCGTCGTCGACGCGGCCATCGACCGCTGGGTCTGGTACGCGGGCTGGACCGACAAGATCGGCCAGATCGTGGGCGGGGCCAACCCGGTCGCGGGCCCGTTCTTCAACCTCTCCACCCCGGAGCCGACCGGTGTCGTCACCGTCGTCGCCCCGCAGGACTCCTCGTTCCTGGGCCTGGTCTCCGTGATCGCCCCGGTCATCGCGACGGGCAACACCGTCGTCGTGATCGCCTCCGAGAAGTCCCCGCTGCCCGCTCTGTCGCTGGGCGAGGTGCTCGCCACCTCCGACCTGCCCGGCGGCGTGGTCAACATCCTGTCCGGCAAGGCCGGCGAGATGGGCCCGCACCTGGCGTCCCACCAGGACGTCAACGCGATCGACCTGGCCGGCGCCGACGCGGCGCTCGCCAAGGAGCTGGAGATCGCGGCGGCCGACAACCTCAAGCGCGTCCTGCGTCCACAGCCTGTGGGCGACTGGAGCGCGGACCCGGGCACCTCCCGCATGACGGCGTTCCTGGAGACCAAGACCGTCTGGCACCCCACCGGGTCGCTGGGCGCGGGCGGCTCGTCCTACTAG